A single window of Gavia stellata isolate bGavSte3 chromosome 14, bGavSte3.hap2, whole genome shotgun sequence DNA harbors:
- the GDPD2 gene encoding glycerophosphoinositol inositolphosphodiesterase GDPD2, with amino-acid sequence MADPPGCCRPCATCLLCLYSCQWITAKKEKRKGLRTTKCDCSWFLFLFCVFLFTLVWLYFAIIILNDFHNFNEFIFKQRKLWLDWSLVLLIATAVLITYSAVLLVLALCLQICGQPLKLHWLHKTLLILTALLVAAAFTGLGIKWAEEWRSAWISLQATGPFLHIGIVGGMTLLACPLASFIYRTHNTGLKVFLLLVYCAAMIALYLAPLGITSPCIMEENQLPPKPALVGHRGAPMLAPENTLMSLHKAVDCDVQVFETDVMVSADGVPFLMHDEELTRTTNVQAVFPERAALNSTAFNWTDLQQLDAGSWFLERRPFPTVQSLSAGDRNQVTKQRIPSLEQALEAAKQSNISIMFDLRPENHSDYQSFVNATLEVILQSGIPLQQVLWLPDGFREQVKQQAPSVQQVYGRKRLQNEKEPPLRVNLPYQDMSSEEIRQYRQDNISVNLYVVNQPWLFSVLWCSGVNSVTTNACQVLKEMKHPIWLLPSSTYLMIWIVVDCVSFLVILWTFLLLKKCSQRRRPAESETDVLLTKINSLMQE; translated from the exons TGCGACTGCAGCTggttccttttcctcttctgcgTCTTCCTCTTCACACTGGTGTGGCTCTACTTCGCCATCATCATCCTTAATGATTTCCACAACTTCAATGA GTTCATCTTCAAGCAGAGGAAGTTGTGGCTAGACTGGTCCCTGGTCCTGCTCATAGCTACGGCTGTACTGATCACCTACTCGGCTGTGCTGCTG GTCCTTGCTTTGTGCTTGCAGATCTGCGGCCAGCCCTTGAAGCTACACTGGCTGCATAAG ACCCTGCTGATCTTAACTGCCCTGTTGGTGGCTGCAGCCTTCACAGGGCTGGGAATAAAGTGGGCGGAGGAGTGGAGAAGTGCATGGATCTCCCTGCAG GCAACAGGTCCCTTCCTGCACATTGGAATCGTGGGGGGAATGACGCTCCTTGCctgtcccctggccagcttCATCTATCGCACCCACAACACAG GTCTCAAGGTGTTTCTGCTGCTTGTGTACTGCGCGGCGATGATCGCGCTGTATCTGGCTCCCCTGGGAATCACCTCCCCTTGCATCATGGAGGAGAACCAGCTGCCCCCCAAGCCAGCCCTGGTTGGCCACCGAGGAGCACCCATG CTGGCCCCCGAAAACACCCTCATGTCACTGCACAAGGCGGTGGACTGTGATGTGCAAGTCTTTGAGACAGACGTCATGGTGAG TGCTGACGGGGTACCATTCCTTATGCATGACGAGGAACTCACCAGGACCACCAACGTGCAGGCTGTGTTTCCCGAGAGGGCTGCCCTAAACAGCACTGCCTTCAACTGGACAGACCTCCAGCAGCTGGATGCTGGCAGCTGGTTCCTGGAG CGGAGGCCGTTTCCCACTGTGCAGAGTCTTTCTGCTGGCGATCGCAACCAGGTGACTAAACAGAGGATCCCATCCCTGGAACAGGCGCTAGAAGCAGCCAAGCAGAGCAATATCTCCATCATGTTCGACCTCCGGCCTGAGAACCACAGTGACTACCAGAGCTTCGTCAATGCCACCCTAGAAGTGATCTTGCAGTCAGGCATCCCACTACAGCAG GTCCTCTGGCTGCCAGATGGGTTCAGGGAACAGGTCAAACAGCAAGCTCCAAGCGTTCAGCAAGTTTATGGCCGGAAGAGACTCCAGAATGAGAAGGAGCCACCACTGCGTGTCAATCTGCCCTACCAGGACATGAGCTCTGAGGAGATCAG GCAGTACCGCCAGGACAACATCTCTGTCAACTTGTACGTGGTGAACCAGCCCTGGctcttttctgtgctgtggTGCTCTGGGGTGAACTCTGTCACCACCAATGCCTGCCAGGTGCTGAAGGAGATGAAACACCCCATCTGGCTGCTG cccagcagcacgTACCTCATGATCTGGATTGTTGTAGACTGTGTTTCCTTCCTTGTCATCCTCTGGACCTTTCTCTTGCTGAA GAAATGCTCCCAGAGAAGACGGCCAGCGG AGTCCGAGACGGACGTGCTGCTCACAAAGATCAACAGCTTGATGCAGGAGTGA